A part of Agromyces protaetiae genomic DNA contains:
- a CDS encoding TetR/AcrR family transcriptional regulator has product MPSDLTVPARVRASDELRQAALEQFAAVGFAGTSLQQIADHAGYAKSSVLYHYGSKEALLEAAVEPTLVELEALVAELAGGGRAAAAQASFAERFVDFLLGHRLAVYVFVNHAQAMQGLPIAERASTAIRALADEICADDAPVVEQMRFGVALAGAAYVLVAGATFLGEPLPDADEASVRDALVTVLLELLSPVSGR; this is encoded by the coding sequence ATGCCTTCCGACCTGACCGTCCCGGCACGCGTGCGTGCGAGCGACGAGCTCCGCCAGGCGGCGCTCGAGCAGTTCGCCGCAGTCGGCTTCGCGGGCACCTCGCTCCAGCAGATCGCCGACCATGCGGGGTACGCGAAGTCGAGCGTCCTCTACCACTACGGGTCGAAGGAGGCGCTGCTCGAAGCCGCCGTCGAGCCCACCCTCGTCGAACTCGAGGCGCTCGTCGCCGAGCTCGCCGGGGGCGGCCGCGCCGCCGCCGCGCAAGCCTCGTTCGCCGAGCGCTTCGTCGACTTCCTCCTCGGCCACCGGCTCGCCGTGTACGTCTTCGTGAACCACGCGCAGGCCATGCAAGGACTCCCGATCGCCGAGCGCGCGAGCACCGCGATCCGCGCCCTCGCCGACGAGATCTGCGCCGACGACGCCCCCGTCGTCGAGCAGATGCGCTTCGGCGTCGCGCTCGCGGGCGCAGCCTACGTGCTCGTCGCCGGCGCCACGTTCCTCGGCGAGCCGCTGCCCGACGCCGACGAGGCGAGCGTGCGCGACGCGCTCGTCACCGTCCTCCTCGAACTCCTCTCGCCCGTCTCGGGCCGCTGA
- a CDS encoding energy-coupling factor ABC transporter ATP-binding protein gives MTEIVFEHVTHRYDGGDVLVDVSVRLTERRIGIVGANGSGKSTLARLINGLVEPTEGRVTVDGLDVSRNAREVRRRVGFVFTNPDTQIVMPTVREDVAFSLRRLKLDAADASARVDRTLERFGLAELADRPAHRLSGGQKQLLALAAVLVSEPSILVTDEPTTLLDARNAALVDRHFAALDQQLVVVTHRLETVEHFDRVLVVDGGRIVADGAPAESLAAYRELIDAVEAP, from the coding sequence ATGACCGAGATCGTCTTCGAGCACGTCACCCACCGCTACGACGGGGGCGACGTGCTCGTCGACGTCTCGGTACGGCTCACCGAGCGGCGCATCGGGATCGTCGGCGCCAACGGCTCGGGCAAGTCGACGCTCGCGCGGCTCATCAACGGACTCGTCGAGCCGACCGAGGGCCGCGTCACGGTCGACGGGCTGGATGTCTCGCGGAACGCGCGCGAGGTGCGGCGCCGGGTGGGGTTCGTGTTCACGAACCCCGACACCCAGATCGTCATGCCGACGGTGCGCGAGGACGTCGCGTTCTCGCTCCGCCGGCTGAAGCTCGATGCCGCGGATGCCTCGGCGCGCGTCGATCGTACGCTCGAGCGATTCGGGCTCGCCGAGCTCGCCGACCGGCCGGCGCACCGTCTCTCCGGCGGGCAGAAGCAGCTCCTCGCGCTCGCTGCGGTGCTCGTGTCGGAGCCGTCGATCCTCGTGACCGACGAGCCGACGACCCTCCTCGACGCACGCAACGCCGCGCTCGTCGACCGCCATTTCGCCGCCCTCGACCAGCAGCTCGTGGTCGTCACGCACCGCCTCGAGACGGTCGAGCACTTCGATCGCGTGCTCGTCGTCGACGGCGGGCGCATCGTCGCCGACGGCGCTCCCGCCGAGTCGCTCGCCGCCTACCGCGAGCTCATCGACGCCGTGGAGGCGCCGTGA
- a CDS encoding NAD(P)/FAD-dependent oxidoreductase produces MNEYDVLVVGGGAAGLSAALVLSRARRRVAVVDDGRPRNAPASHMHGYLSRDGLPPAELLSLGREEVVGYGADLITGTVTTLGRGFRATLDDGTSILARRVLVTTGLRDQIPDIPGLAERWGRDVLHCPYCHGYEVRDRALGVLGGDQDAIAYALLIRQWSNDVILFTRGQPPTPEQHEALRARAVGVESRPVRRVSVVEDALRGVELEDGQVIPRSALFVRPTLAPNDAILRGLGCERDERGWTAHDADGATSVAGLYVAGNASDPRAQVITAAGQGSAAAIAINNDLVADDARASVDRLRDRPRR; encoded by the coding sequence ATGAACGAATACGACGTGCTCGTCGTCGGCGGCGGAGCCGCCGGTCTCAGCGCAGCCCTCGTCCTCTCGAGGGCCCGGCGCCGTGTTGCGGTCGTCGACGACGGGCGACCGCGGAACGCTCCGGCATCCCACATGCATGGGTACCTCTCGAGGGACGGCCTGCCCCCCGCCGAGCTCCTCTCCCTCGGCCGCGAAGAGGTCGTCGGCTACGGAGCCGACCTGATCACCGGGACCGTCACGACCCTCGGCCGAGGATTCCGCGCGACGCTCGACGACGGGACCTCGATTCTCGCTCGCAGAGTTTTGGTGACCACCGGACTGCGGGATCAGATCCCGGACATCCCGGGGTTGGCGGAACGATGGGGCCGCGATGTGCTCCACTGTCCGTATTGCCACGGCTATGAAGTCCGCGACCGGGCTCTGGGGGTGCTGGGCGGCGATCAAGATGCGATCGCGTACGCGCTCCTGATCCGACAATGGTCGAACGACGTGATCCTGTTCACGCGCGGCCAGCCTCCGACGCCCGAGCAGCACGAGGCGCTTCGCGCTCGCGCGGTGGGCGTCGAGTCGCGACCGGTCCGCCGGGTGAGCGTCGTAGAAGATGCACTGCGCGGGGTCGAACTCGAAGACGGCCAGGTCATCCCACGGTCGGCCCTTTTCGTCCGCCCGACACTCGCACCCAACGATGCCATTCTGCGCGGTCTCGGTTGCGAGCGAGACGAGCGCGGATGGACCGCCCACGACGCCGACGGTGCGACGAGCGTCGCCGGTCTGTATGTCGCAGGCAACGCATCCGACCCGAGAGCCCAGGTCATCACCGCGGCCGGACAGGGATCCGCCGCCGCGATCGCGATCAACAACGACCTCGTCGCCGACGACGCGCGCGCCTCAGTCGACCGGCTCCGGGACCGCCCTCGTCGTTGA
- a CDS encoding biotin transporter BioY, translating to MTTATAPARSAAKTTARDLAQIAVFAALIAALTLPGAIPVGIGVPITLQTLGVMLAGAVLGARKGALAVLVYVVLGLAGLPILAGGAAGLGVLAGPTGGFLVAFIPAAFVVGWLAARIPPRLKFFSLLLASLIGGVIVVYLVGVPWLSVATGLPLGQAIVVGALPFLVGDVVKAVVVAGVAAAVHRAWPGLIPAREWPWAKRAVPSTEASAAE from the coding sequence ATGACGACCGCGACCGCACCCGCTCGCAGCGCTGCCAAGACCACGGCGCGCGACCTCGCCCAGATCGCCGTGTTCGCGGCGCTCATCGCCGCGCTCACGCTGCCAGGCGCCATCCCCGTGGGCATCGGCGTGCCGATCACGCTCCAGACCCTCGGCGTCATGCTCGCGGGCGCTGTGCTCGGTGCACGCAAGGGCGCGCTCGCGGTGCTCGTCTACGTCGTGCTGGGCCTCGCGGGTCTCCCGATCCTCGCGGGCGGCGCGGCCGGTCTCGGCGTGCTCGCCGGGCCGACGGGCGGCTTCCTCGTCGCGTTCATCCCGGCGGCGTTCGTCGTCGGCTGGCTCGCGGCACGCATCCCCCCGCGTCTGAAGTTCTTCTCGCTGCTTCTCGCAAGTCTCATCGGCGGCGTCATCGTCGTCTACCTCGTCGGAGTGCCGTGGCTCTCGGTCGCGACAGGCCTGCCGCTCGGCCAGGCGATCGTCGTCGGCGCACTCCCCTTCCTCGTGGGCGACGTCGTCAAGGCCGTCGTCGTCGCGGGCGTCGCGGCGGCCGTGCATCGGGCATGGCCGGGGCTCATCCCGGCACGCGAGTGGCCGTGGGCGAAGCGCGCGGTCCCCTCGACCGAGGCATCCGCCGCAGAATGA
- a CDS encoding energy-coupling factor transporter transmembrane component T family protein — translation MIGTYVTGRSIIHRMPAGWKLVLLAASVVVIVALRPWWATAIATAVALALFAVARVPTRTLAQQLVPVGWLLLLAVPLNVIFQGWEQAALIGFRIVACIALAALVTLTTPVTAMLDAMRAALRPFERWIDADRVGLVLAMTIRAVPLMTEIVREVLDARRARGVEHSLRAVAVPVVVRALRTAEGMGEALIARGADD, via the coding sequence GTGATCGGCACCTACGTCACGGGGCGCTCGATCATCCACCGCATGCCCGCGGGGTGGAAGCTCGTGCTGCTCGCGGCATCCGTCGTCGTCATCGTGGCGCTCCGCCCGTGGTGGGCGACCGCGATCGCGACCGCGGTCGCCCTCGCGCTCTTCGCGGTCGCGCGCGTGCCGACGCGAACCCTCGCACAGCAGCTCGTCCCCGTCGGATGGCTCCTGCTGCTCGCGGTCCCGCTCAACGTCATCTTCCAGGGCTGGGAACAGGCCGCCCTCATCGGGTTCCGCATCGTCGCATGCATCGCCCTCGCCGCCCTCGTGACGCTCACGACGCCCGTGACGGCGATGCTCGACGCCATGCGCGCGGCGCTCCGCCCGTTCGAGCGCTGGATCGACGCCGACCGCGTGGGGCTCGTGCTCGCCATGACGATCCGCGCCGTGCCGCTCATGACCGAGATCGTGCGCGAAGTGCTCGACGCGAGGCGAGCGCGCGGCGTCGAACACTCGCTGCGTGCGGTCGCCGTGCCCGTCGTCGTGCGTGCGCTCCGCACGGCCGAGGGCATGGGCGAGGCGCTCATCGCGCGCGGCGCGGACGACTGA
- a CDS encoding YhgE/Pip family protein, giving the protein MALLLHRIGRFAYRRAWLVLVGWIVAIAAILGVGLGLGGQLQESFAIPGTESQEAIDHLAAVFPQTAGASAKAVVEAPDGASVEDAPYRDAITAMETQLEGVDGVASVLGPFDEYAGDQVSADGRTAYIQVQFDGQVSDVTDASIADVVATGDLASDAGMDVAFGGEVFQETSFGLSITEVFGVVFAGVVLLITFGSLLSAGMPLLTALVGVAVAFGGISLVAAFTTVSSTAPMLAVMIGLAVGIDYALFILSRHRTGLARGQDPEESAAESVATAGGAVVFAGLTVIIALLGLLVVGIPFLSVMGVGAAFAVLVAVLAATTLLPAIMGLAGTKLAPKPGSRAHRRANADDEGGKRTMGRRWVDLVLKAPAVAVVLVAGVLGTAAIPAASLDLNLPSGATAEHGTQERKAYDMIAEGFGPGYNGPLVVTVDITQTTDIFTDLDDIRDRLAALDGVAYVGEGLPNETVDTAIIQVIPETAPNDPETKRIVEEIRELEPSITEDLGTPIAVTGYTAVSIDISNRLNDALLPFALIVVGLSIVLLLIVFRSVFVPVKAAVGFLLSAFGAIGATVAVFQWGWFADLLHIEPGPILSFLPILLMAVLFGLAMDYEVFLVSGMREEYVKTKEPRRAITHGFQHAARVVTAAALIMFFVFFAFVPEGSGVIKGIAFALAIGVAFDAFLVRMTLVPAAMALAGKAAWWLPKWLARILPSVDIEGEGLREHLDQAAWASRSEAAIRADGAVFGLAERPIGPSTSMCPRARSSSSKAPPSIAASSPRPSRAASTPSRDGSRCSANPCRRRPGACSAASPSPRRPPTPARARPSAKCSPHASTRRGPGTGSPRPAAESTCGSSGSTRHSTSQAPAPPASTAKPRSARSAPATAPSSHSPPRSPKAPTPSSSTSTTRPRPSRPPSGPPLRGSSPPARPSWSASDTATTPPRSRREASEPSPSAPHSRRPSDEPQAPTPVLAGHDRGAAPHPLRGAHRRRHPRAARRRGPRRGRPRRRRPTTRDDPRDRRQQRRDGHDDGRRRRRAARARGPPARDRADRPEHGGLLVDDLERRRGRAGPRARRRLRGAHDPVGLLFVDRVDLGEDPQKADLSIRTDDAHGFLAGAVAQSVGQAMTATFGQQLTAQYLEGFYANLAGMGGSLGQAADGATQLSSGAGSLATGLGDLSSGVSQAATGASDAAAGAWAYADGVRQYTAGVDGIASGLGGLSTGAAGLDQISDNWDAYTGGIAQGVATVDGYLGPASDTLAQILADNPDLLTQYPELGGVSATIEGVRTQLGDMASGGQQLAAASRGAIDGIQGGIADLAGGAAQLSAGSAGLRDGATSLASGVDGLATGLGQLSAGASSAASGATDLAGGATQLADGLTQGAKDASALSDIDAATTADVVSQPVTVDTARNHEISGSGEVIGMLFAPIGLWVGALALFLVLRPFPRDALRSTTSTGGLVGRALWRTGLIALAQAAAVVALLHTALGVSWTLLPQTLAFSALLALVFTALHGFLQTALGRAGTLVSLVLVALQLASTGGLYPVEVLSGPFQAISRLLPLTWAVEGMQGIVAGASSGQVAGAAGVLALFGIGAVVATAAVVARRRGIRSTGFAAAAIG; this is encoded by the coding sequence GTGGCACTTCTTCTCCACCGCATCGGCCGGTTCGCGTACCGTCGGGCCTGGCTCGTGCTCGTCGGCTGGATCGTCGCGATCGCCGCGATCCTCGGCGTCGGGCTCGGCCTCGGCGGCCAGCTCCAGGAGTCGTTCGCGATCCCGGGCACCGAATCTCAAGAGGCCATCGACCACCTCGCGGCGGTGTTCCCCCAGACGGCGGGCGCCTCGGCGAAGGCCGTCGTGGAGGCGCCTGACGGAGCATCCGTCGAAGACGCGCCGTACCGCGACGCGATCACCGCGATGGAGACGCAGCTCGAGGGCGTCGACGGCGTCGCGAGCGTGCTCGGCCCGTTCGACGAGTATGCGGGCGACCAGGTGTCGGCCGACGGTCGCACCGCCTACATCCAGGTCCAGTTCGACGGTCAGGTGTCGGATGTCACGGATGCCTCCATCGCCGACGTCGTGGCGACGGGCGACCTCGCGTCCGACGCCGGCATGGACGTCGCGTTCGGCGGCGAGGTGTTCCAGGAGACGAGCTTCGGGCTCTCGATCACCGAGGTGTTCGGCGTGGTGTTCGCGGGGGTCGTGCTGCTCATCACGTTCGGCTCGCTGCTGTCGGCCGGGATGCCCCTTCTCACCGCGCTCGTCGGCGTCGCCGTCGCCTTCGGCGGCATCTCACTCGTCGCGGCCTTCACGACCGTCTCGTCGACCGCCCCCATGCTCGCCGTCATGATCGGGCTCGCGGTCGGCATCGACTACGCGCTCTTCATCCTGTCGCGGCACAGAACCGGCCTCGCGAGAGGGCAAGACCCTGAAGAGAGCGCGGCCGAGTCGGTCGCGACGGCGGGCGGCGCCGTCGTCTTCGCGGGCCTCACGGTCATCATCGCGCTCCTCGGCCTGCTCGTCGTCGGCATCCCGTTCCTCTCGGTCATGGGCGTCGGCGCGGCGTTCGCCGTGCTCGTCGCCGTGCTCGCCGCGACGACCCTCCTCCCCGCGATCATGGGGCTCGCAGGCACCAAGCTCGCGCCGAAGCCCGGCAGCCGAGCCCACCGCCGTGCGAACGCCGACGACGAGGGCGGGAAGCGCACGATGGGCCGGCGCTGGGTCGACCTCGTGCTGAAGGCCCCCGCCGTCGCCGTCGTCCTCGTCGCGGGCGTGCTCGGCACCGCCGCGATCCCCGCGGCGAGCCTCGACCTGAACCTGCCGAGCGGCGCGACCGCCGAGCACGGCACGCAGGAGCGCAAGGCGTACGACATGATCGCCGAGGGCTTCGGGCCCGGCTACAACGGCCCGCTCGTCGTCACCGTCGACATCACCCAGACGACCGACATCTTCACCGACCTCGACGACATCCGCGATCGCCTCGCGGCGCTCGACGGCGTCGCCTACGTCGGCGAGGGCCTGCCGAACGAGACCGTCGACACGGCGATCATCCAGGTCATCCCCGAGACCGCGCCCAACGACCCCGAGACCAAGCGCATCGTCGAGGAGATCCGCGAGCTCGAGCCGTCGATCACCGAAGACCTCGGCACGCCGATCGCCGTGACGGGCTACACGGCCGTCTCGATCGACATCTCGAACCGCCTGAACGACGCCCTGCTGCCGTTCGCGCTCATCGTCGTGGGGCTCTCGATCGTGCTCCTTCTCATCGTGTTCCGCTCGGTCTTCGTGCCTGTGAAGGCCGCCGTCGGGTTCCTCCTGTCGGCGTTCGGCGCGATCGGCGCGACCGTCGCGGTGTTCCAGTGGGGATGGTTCGCCGACCTCCTGCACATCGAGCCCGGGCCGATCCTGAGCTTCTTGCCGATCCTCCTTATGGCCGTGCTCTTCGGTCTCGCGATGGACTACGAGGTGTTCCTCGTGTCGGGCATGCGCGAAGAGTACGTCAAGACGAAAGAGCCGCGCCGCGCGATCACCCACGGCTTCCAGCACGCCGCGCGCGTCGTCACTGCCGCCGCGCTCATCATGTTCTTCGTCTTCTTCGCCTTCGTGCCCGAAGGGTCGGGCGTCATCAAGGGCATCGCGTTCGCGCTCGCGATCGGCGTCGCGTTCGATGCATTCCTCGTCAGGATGACCCTCGTGCCGGCCGCGATGGCGCTCGCCGGAAAGGCCGCGTGGTGGCTGCCCAAGTGGCTCGCGCGGATCCTCCCGAGCGTCGACATCGAGGGCGAGGGGCTCCGCGAGCACCTCGACCAGGCCGCCTGGGCGAGCCGCAGCGAGGCCGCGATCCGCGCCGACGGCGCCGTGTTCGGCCTCGCCGAGCGGCCCATCGGCCCCTCGACCTCGATGTGCCCGAGGGCGCGCTCCTCCTCGTCGAAGGCGCCTCCGTCGATCGCCGCGTCGTCGCCGCGACCCTCGCGGGCCGCCTCGACCCCGTCGAGGGACGGCTCGCGGTGCTCGGCGAACCCCTGCCGACGGCGGCCGGGCGCGTGCAGCGCCGCGTCGCCGTCGCCGAGGCGACCGCCGACGCCGGCACGGGCGCGACCGTCGGCGAAGTGCTCGCCGCACGCGTCGACGCGACGAGGCCCTGGTACCGGCTCACCCCGCCCGGCCGCCGAGTCGACCTGTGGGTCGAGCGGCTCAACGCGGCACTCGACCAGCCAGGCACCCGCACCGCCCGCATCGACCGCGAAGCCGCGATCGGCTCGCTCGGCGCCCGCGACCGCGCCCTCGTCGCACTCGCCGCCGCGCTCGCCGAAGGCCCCGACGCCGTCGTCCTCGACCTCGACGACGAGACCGCGACCGAGCAGGCCGCCTTCTGGCCCGCCGCTGCGCGGCTCGTCCCCGCCGGCACGACCGTCGTGGTCGGCGTCGGACACGGCCACCACGCCGCCGCGTTCGCGGCGCGAGGCATCCGAACCGTCACCCTCAGCCCCGCACTCGAGGAGGCCCTCCGATGAGCCCCAAGCTCCGACTCCAGTCCTTGCTGGGCACGACCGCGGCGCAGCGCCGCACCCGCTTCGGGGTGCTCATCGCCGCCGTCATCCTCGTGCCGCTCGCCGTCGCGGGCCTCGTCGCGGGCGCCCTCGGCGGCGCCGACCAACGACTCGAGACGATCCCCGCGATCGTCGTCAACAACGACGAGATGGTCACGATGACGGGCGCAGACGGCGCCGAGCAGCCCGTGCTCGCGGGCCGCCAGCTCGTGACCGAGCTGACCGGCCCGAACACGGCGGGCTTCTCGTGGACGATCTCGAACGACGAAGAGGCCGAGCAGGCCCTCGCGCGCGGCGACGCCTACGCGGTGCTCACGATCCCGTCGGACTTCTCTTCGTCGATCGTGTCGATCTCGGGGAGGACCCGCAGAAGGCCGACCTCTCGATCCGCACCGACGACGCGCACGGGTTCCTCGCGGGCGCCGTCGCGCAGTCGGTCGGCCAGGCCATGACGGCGACGTTCGGCCAGCAGCTCACGGCGCAGTACCTCGAGGGGTTCTATGCGAACCTGGCGGGCATGGGCGGCTCGCTCGGGCAGGCCGCCGACGGCGCGACGCAGCTGTCGTCGGGCGCGGGTTCGCTCGCGACGGGGCTCGGCGATCTGTCGTCAGGCGTTTCGCAGGCGGCCACGGGAGCGTCGGATGCCGCGGCCGGCGCCTGGGCCTACGCCGACGGCGTGCGCCAGTACACCGCGGGCGTCGACGGCATCGCCTCGGGCCTCGGCGGCCTCAGCACGGGCGCCGCGGGGCTCGATCAGATCTCGGACAACTGGGACGCCTACACGGGCGGCATCGCGCAAGGCGTCGCGACGGTCGACGGGTACCTCGGCCCGGCCTCCGACACCCTCGCGCAGATCCTCGCCGACAACCCCGACCTCCTGACGCAGTACCCCGAGCTCGGCGGCGTTTCGGCGACGATCGAGGGCGTCCGCACCCAGCTCGGCGACATGGCGTCGGGCGGGCAGCAGCTCGCCGCCGCCTCGCGCGGCGCGATCGACGGCATCCAGGGCGGCATTGCCGACCTCGCCGGGGGAGCGGCGCAGCTTTCCGCGGGCTCGGCGGGCCTTCGCGACGGCGCGACCTCGCTCGCGTCGGGCGTCGACGGCCTCGCCACGGGCCTCGGTCAGCTGTCGGCAGGCGCGTCGAGCGCGGCATCCGGAGCCACCGATCTCGCGGGCGGCGCGACGCAGCTCGCCGACGGGCTCACGCAGGGCGCGAAGGACGCGAGCGCCCTCTCCGACATCGACGCCGCGACGACCGCCGACGTCGTCTCGCAGCCCGTCACGGTCGACACCGCCCGCAACCACGAGATCTCCGGCTCGGGCGAGGTCATCGGCATGCTGTTCGCGCCCATCGGCCTGTGGGTCGGCGCGCTCGCGCTCTTCCTCGTGCTGCGCCCGTTCCCGCGCGACGCGCTCCGCAGCACGACCTCGACCGGCGGCCTCGTCGGACGCGCGCTCTGGCGCACAGGGCTCATCGCCCTCGCCCAGGCGGCCGCGGTCGTCGCGCTCCTGCACACGGCGCTCGGCGTGTCGTGGACGCTCCTGCCGCAGACGCTCGCGTTCTCGGCGCTCCTCGCGCTCGTGTTCACGGCGCTGCACGGGTTCCTGCAGACCGCGCTCGGGCGCGCCGGCACGCTCGTGTCGCTCGTGCTCGTGGCATTGCAGCTCGCGTCGACGGGCGGGCTCTACCCGGTCGAGGTGCTGAGCGGGCCGTTCCAGGCGATCAGCCGGCTGCTCCCGCTGACTTGGGCGGTCGAGGGCATGCAGGGCATCGTCGCGGGGGCGTCGAGCGGCCAGGTCGCGGGAGCGGCGGGCGTGCTCGCGCTCTTCGGCATCGGCGCGGTCGTCGCGACGGCCGCGGTCGTCGCGCGGCGCAGAGGCATCCGGTCGACAGGGTTCGCGGCGGCCGCGATCGGGTGA